One Etheostoma cragini isolate CJK2018 chromosome 6, CSU_Ecrag_1.0, whole genome shotgun sequence DNA window includes the following coding sequences:
- the LOC117945867 gene encoding acidic endochitinase WIN6.2B-like, which produces MTDSGGGGGGGGGEGEGGGGGGGGTGSPNLPTSLLPPPPPQRQTPLLAYRIRVGPPPSSLSLPHISPLCPAHPGGLFSSPVRANPRLGVSRASRFLVLRKKELGVGVGQRRQHTGGQSSPESRRSAETRQPTRKTPTYDLAKVKTSWVSI; this is translated from the exons ATGACG gacagtggaggaggaggaggaggaggaggaggagaaggagaaggaggaggaggaggaggaggaggaacggGGTCTCCAAACCTGcccacctctctcctccctccgcCACCGCCACAGCGACAGACACCGCTTCTGGCCTATCGCATCAGAGTCGGACCCCCTccgtcctctctctccctccctcacatCTCTCCTCTGTGCCCTGCCCACCCCGGCGGTCTCTTCTCCAGCCCTGTCAGAGCCAATCCGCGACTGGGTGTAAGTAGGGCAAGCCGCTTCCTGGTTCTCAGAAAAAAGGAGCTGGGAGTCGGAGTGGGCCAGCGGAGGCAGCACACAGGGGGTCAGAGCAGCCCAGAGAGCCGGCGGTCTGCGGAGACGAGACAACCTACAAGAAAAACGCCGACGTACGATTTGGCGAAGGTTAAAACCTCCTGGGTGTCGATCTGA